ATTTTCTAAAAACATGTCTCTTTCTTAATAAACCCAGTCATGTAGCCAACCTAAAAttgtattgacttatttaatatCACATTTTATTGTACAGTTTTCAGACTTTCTGCATTGAATACACTCAACAACCATGCATACCTTGCAAGTCCAAGGTTAAACTATAGTCCCCTTTTGGTTTCAACGTTGCTTTTGTTCTTGGTGGCACTAATTTAACTCGATGTTGGAAATATTATTTTAATAGTATCACAAAGTTGCTGCAGATTTGCTGGCTGCACGCCCATGATGAGAATCTCCCGTCTCATCCCAAAGTTTcaggactggactgagatctggtgactgtggaggccgttggagtccagtgaaccCAAGCTCAgttagatgatctgagctttgagacttggtgcattatcctgctggaagtagccatcagaagatgtgtggggtggacatggtcagcaacaatacccaGATAGGCTGGTGTTTCAACCAGGCACAGCTGGTACCAGTAACAACCACTGCCATAAATGTAACCtaatttaaagaaaataattaaattacTGAGTTTCTACCGAGAAAAAACCGACTCAACTCACCTTTAAAAGCTGCCCTGTTCCTCAGCGCATTACATTTTCAGCTGAAACTAAATCACACCCAGATAAAACCTAACCCTGAACTCTATAAATAAGGTTCGGTGAAGTCAGAAGGCCTTTAAAATACCTAAAACTGATTTGTCCTTCTGAGAAGACAATAGCTGTTTACTTCGAGGCTCAGCCCCCAGGAACGGCTATTCTTTTAGCTGAGCTGAACAGTGGGGACACCACAACAATATGCCATACTTTGGGGCTTGTATTTGTTATTCATCTGAAGAGACTACAGCTTAATTGCACGTCCCTGTGAAATAAATGTGCTTGATCAGGAGCAGCTGTTGCTACTCTTCAGGATGAGGGAACATTGTGTTATGAGGGCAGCGAATATTAAAAAGCTCTTATGATGGGTTTTATTGCACGAGGGCACAAATTAGCATCTGGTGATCATCACGTCAGCTTCAGAGTACTCAAATCTAATAAAATCCTGATCCACTTGTGCTTATTGATCGCTGTTTTACTAAATTGTACACCGTTTGAGCTGACCATTTGGATTTTTGTAGCACTGCCTTCAGCAATCTGGAGCTCTTGATCCTGGAAGCACCGCTGAAAAGAAATGAAGAATTTGTAAATGCTTGGGGGTGTAAAAGGTGATACTCTGATCTGATATCAGTGGTCAGGACGCTCTGTAACTGCAAGCCCCTCAGGGATCAGATCTATTTATGAAGGCACTTTGTGATCTAACTTTAGAGCCACTGCTCTGGTCTGAATATGGACACACAGTTTGACACTGAGGAGCCATCATGAGTGGCCATGAGTTATTAACAAATAGCCACTGGAGGTGTCCACTTTGTCTCTGCATTCATGCTGCAGTTACATGACTTCTCAGAAAGCAGCTCGTCTAATTAGTTCACAGAGGAAACTGCAGGAGTTCCTTTAATTTTCTGAAATCCAAACGACAAAAGATTTTGTAACCTTGAATTCGGTTTTATGGTGCGACCAGCAGTTGGATGCTGAGTTAAACAGCTAAAGttgttagatttttatttttgaccTGACGGAGACTTAGAAAAGACGGAGCAATGTGAGAAAGTGGAGCCTGTGGTAGGAGGACAGGAAAATTCCACATAAAAATTCCTAAACGAGAGGAAAACCAGTGAGTTGGGACACAAAAAAGTACAGTTCAACACATTTTTCTGAACAAAAGCAGCAAGGATTATGGGACAAATTACATGAGGAGACTGAAAACTGTTTACAGGATCAACCCCTCTCGTTCTAAAACTCAAATAATATGACTTAGTTTCCACCAGAGTATTTCAGGAGGGCTAAAAACACCGACGGTGAATTGTGCCATTGCCAGAAAAGAACATCGTTGCATAGCTGGCCTAATTCTTTCCCAGCAGGAAGTGACAGCAGAGAAAAGGGCAGCTCTGGCTGATTTTACAAAGAAAACCAGTTCCAGCCTTTGTGCTACAATTTCATTTCTCTTGTaacatttaaaacatgactagttTGTTCTGATTGTGTGTAATGTGGGATGTATATAGAAGCATAACTGAGGTAGTTATCACAATCACTGAACAAAAAGGTAGATGTAGGGATTTACACACATATAATTTATATCTAAGAAGGAAAAAGGCTTTGGGGTGAATGTACCTCCATTTCTTCTCTGGGATCAACATCGTGACTCAAACACGTGTCCCTTTATTAAGATGACCTCTAAAAGTGGACACAATTTTAGTACAAAGAAAATAATCTCCAAAACAAAGCTCCAATCTGAGTGTCAGGGTGCCTTTGACAATGTCACTACAGCCCTTCGTGTCTTCACAACCTGGAACAATCTCACCAGTTTTTAGTAACTTTACGATAAAGGTCCATTTATTAACCTTACTTGGTGCTTTAAGGATGCCTTTATTAAGGCTACCATTAACTATTAAGTGTACTTAAGGTTAGTGCAAAGGGCCaagggggtgtctgcttagtgaTGCATTACTATGGTTAATAACTTAACTTACATaactagtttattaatgcttaataaagcactaagtaacgttaagaaagggacccttattgtgaaGTGTTAGCTTTCCTAAAATGGCTCAATCTTTGTAAGGAAACGATTAATTTGAAGTGCGACTTTGTCAAAAACctccataaacataaaaatacacTTGCTATAAAAGTGGATCAGGCTTTGCCTTTCATGTGACCCCTTGTTTTGTAACAAAAGGTTTGTGCATTTGACTAAATCTAAAAGACTTCAGCCTATTCCTCTTAGAAGAATCATTTTCCATGTTTGAGTTTCTCCAAACAGCACATTTCATCATCACCTTTATATTTGAAATACCTTTAATCTTAAGTTTGGCTATTCTGACAaaagtgtaaaagaatttgtcctTGGTTACCATCTCTGAAACCTCCAGCGCTGTGATTGAACACCGTGTCCCCAACCCTTTAACTGTGTAATTTAGTCAACCTGAACATTAAAAGTGAAAATTAAATGATGCAGCACAGCAGTCAGCACTTTTTCCTCTAACAAGGACCTTCAGACTCGAGTCCAAATAAAACTCGAGTAGCGAAAACAACGTTTCACTGTGAGAGCTCGGCTTGAGGCAAAGACGAGAATAACAAAAATATTTGCCAGTAATCTTTATTTTGGGAGATATTTTGTAGAACAGGGGGAACCAATGATTACAAAAAAGTCCATAAGTGTTCTACATGCTACACCTTAACCTAATTCATCATGCTTGCCTGGAAAAAAGTACATAGAAATTTAACAAAAGATGTACAATTAAAACTGACAAACATTATACTCGCCATTAACTTTACTTTTGATGtacctttctgtcgcctccatgCTCGCATTTTTTTTCCCGTTTCAACACctggattaaaaaaaaacttaagaCTTTTAGGCGCTTCTTTCAACCACAAGTTTTCCCACTAAAGATTGAACGCAACTATATTAAAAAAAAGAACGATACCCAGAAGAACAATATTGATGGAAAATGGAAAGCTTCAGCTTCTTTTAGAACTGCGGAACACTTGCACATCCTTTTAGCGCCGAAATGAAAATGGAAGTTTGTCCAACTCTTCAATAATCACATCGACATAACACAGTTTCATAAAATAAATATCGCACATCTGCTAGAAATAAATAATGATTACTGAAACACCTTAAATGAGAGATTCTTCTCGGCGACCACTTCAATTCATGGTATGAGGATGGTCATGTGTGTAAAGCACTAGTGCGCCTTTGAGCGTCTCTCACGGCTGTTACCTTGAGGTAGATAACACATTTACATTTTAAACACCTACGATAATGGTTGCTGCTGGCATCATGTGTCAGATTTACAGTATGAAAGGGTTGGTAAAGGAAGCTTTCTTCAGGGAAAATGATAGTCAAAAAATAAAGACCCCACACACCCCTCCATTTTCACCCCTTGTGTAGATATTCTGAAACAGGAAAAACTGCTTGAAAGTACTTTAAAAGCCCACAGCAATGTTAGTCCAACACCTCGTCTCATGTCACATCAAAATAAAACAGTAAATAAAACGAACCACAGCCAAACCTCATCTCACGAATCCATCTACAGTACTTAGGTGTGCGAGTGACATGCCAGATTAGCAATGAAGGCGTAGACGCTATCCCATAAAGGCCAGGTGATCAAGGCTTAGAGTGATGACAAACTCCTTAAATATAATAAATCAACTCcaagagagaaaaaaacacaataaaaaaggTATGAAATGATTCAAGTACAACATACCATATtataaaaaaataacataaaacaaaataaaaacaaaactgccTACATTTTGCACTGAGGGAAGATATAGATTTTACTTTAATTAAGATGCTTGAAGATGCTGCTGTAGGTTTTGTGAGCGATTTGTGGAGAGCATTTGACAGCGCAAGGTGTGAGGGAAGCCTGGATGGATTTTAGAGGCAAGTCATCGGGGCTGTCAAAGCCAGGCAGGGCCAGAGTGTCCAGCTGCATATTAAACACAATCTCTGCACTACTGTCCAGGAAGCCGTCATCCAGCTCTTTCACCACTGAGGGCTCCATCTCAGAACTGGTCACAGTCTCTGCAACTCCCTCCTCTTTGCGGCTGAACAGGTGGTCCAGGTAGCTGGTGTAAGTGCTCTCCTTCTGGAAGTGGTCCACGTTACGAATGTCCCAGCATGCTTCATCTATCAGACATCCATTCTCCCCGACTATTTCCCCGGAGCTGAAGTTTTCCCAGGGCTTAGCGGGCCAAACGCAGTCTGCTGCAACAACCCCTAAACCACCTCCGCCTAACTGGGCAAGGTTTACCAGGCACTTCTCTTCCTTCTCCTGACTTATGGTCTTTGATACGGAGCTGGGGCGAGGAGCCTCCAGCTGGGAGACAGAAAAGTTGAGCTCATTCAGAAGGCCTACTTCGCTGAGCAAAGTCACCTCCTGACAGGGCTCAGGTTGCAGGCTCAGTTTAATGGTGCTGGCAATGAAGGAGTCAAAGTCAAAGCCTTGGTTCTGTTGACTTTGAGGTCTTTCGGTCTGGTGTTTTTCTTGTGCACTGTCCTTCTCTGCATGGCTCTGGGTCTTCTCAGCCTCCTTCAGAGCAATCTGGGCTTTAACAAGCCCATTCTTCTCACACTTGCTCTTGGCCTTGCGGTCTGCCTTCTCCTTGCTCTGCTGCTCTTTCCAGTTGGAGAGGTCGATGATGAGCTTGGGTTCGTAGTAGTGGTTGACTTCACTGTCCCTCCAGATGAGGTTGTCCAAATAGGAGGGTGACACAGCCTTGTAGTTGCAGGTGTGGCTACACTGCACGTCACAGTATTTATTCTCATGATGGTCTTCCTGCCAAGATCGCTCTGATGGATGGCGACTTGAGTAATCGAAGGATGGCTCGTCCATAAACTTCTCTCGATCTCCATCGGTGTATTTCCGTGGATCAATCTGGAtgtaaacaaccaaccaactcaaaTTAGTAACATAAAAAAGGCACACAACTAAAAGTCTTTACAAGGACCTGGGGCCACCGGGTCCACTCATCGAGATCTACCATCATTCAAATTTTACCACACGCCTGATTTAAATGAAGGAGTGATCAACAAGCGTCTGCAGAACTCAACATGGTGAGGACTAGGTGGTGATTAAACCATTAGACTCTGTTGCTGAAGCAGGAAACGTGTAAAACACGCAGCATTGTAGTCCTTGAAGATTGGAGTTGAAGGCCCCTGACATGCATGTTGACAAAAGAAACATACCTGTACTTCCTCTTCATCTGTGACATCAGAGAGAGCTCTTGGATCAACCTGAACTTCATCTGGGTCATGGGTGCTGTGCAAGTGCCAATCAGCCTCTGAGAACTGGCTCTCGTGGTATCTGTTACAACATGGAAGGAGGACAATTTAGTCAACAAAACACATCGAATGACAAAAAAATCTGATAACAGTAAACAATGATATGTTCTCATGGGTCAAAGTTTAGATTGAAGACAGCAAAGCAAACAGTTACACCCCCCACAACTCCCTTCCTTAAAAAGGCTAATCTTATATTTCTATGTGGTTCGTATGAAATGGTCAGACATACTGTTCCCAGGTGTGGCTCTGGCTCTGATCCATGAGCAGGATATCATCTACTTCATCCTCAATGTGAAAGGGGTGCAGAGAGACGGGCTCATCCAAGGGGAAGGAGTAGTCAGCCATATAGGGGTGGGCCAGGGCCTCCTCTGCAGTCAGGCGATCCATGGGGTTAAAGGTGAGGATCTTCTCCAGAAAATCCAGGGCTGCAAAAGAGGAAAATGCAATTGTTTAGAGGAAAACAGAGGATCTGATGCATGAAGGATCTCACCAGACCACCTTACCCCCAACTCTGAAAGTTCTTTTGAATATATAATGTTGAGCTCACCCTGTGGACTAATGTCAGGCAACAGCTTGGCCAGCGGAGTGTGAGGCTTTGACATGTCACTGCGAATGAAGACAGGGATGACGCTGTGGAGCTCTTGCCGATCCTCCTCTCTCAGAACAGGGATGGATTCCAGGATCAGCTGCATTTGCTCAAGCTCATGTGCTCCTGAAACACCAGACGTTGGGTCGTTTCTTAGAAAGGTTACACAACATTCATGACTGAGAGGGTTTAGAAAGTCTAAAAGTGGCAGATCATGGGAGTAAATATGCCTCGTGCCCAGCTCAGGGAGGGTTTACCTAGCTTCTGCTAGATTTGAAAAAGTGAGCACTAAGAATAGTGAAAGCAAAACTGTGCTTCATCTATCTACCATCTCACCTAAACAGATTTAAGCAGGCAAGACAAACACACGCCTCAGACCAGTGCTACAAATTTACCTCTGACTTACACAAACAGCTTTAAAAACACTGTTCTTCTATAAGTTTGAAGACTGGATGCTAACACATGAATCCAAGTCAACATTTACCTGCAAAGAGTGTTTTCCCAGTGAGCATTTCAGAAAAGATGCATCCAGCCGCCCACATGTCGATAGCTTTGGTGTAGTTGTTAGGAGACAGCAGCAGCCGTGGAGATCGGTACCACTTTGTGACGAGACCTTCAGAGAGATGGCCCTGTGTCAGCAGGAGACAAGAAACATACGAGCCTTTGTTAAAAGAACAGTGTGATTCAGACATATTACACTATCTTTGGTTTCTCAGCAACCACTCAGTGATTAAAGTCATAAGTCTGCTGTGGGCCTCAAGCAGCAATGGTGATGACCATTTCCCCCACTAATTACCCGGTTTTCAACACAACAATAAGATCGTTCAGTTTTTTTAAGCAGAGTTAATTATCAGCAGTCAGTCTTCTGCAGCTTAAAAAGCTCCAAATATGATCTAGTTTGAAGCATCAGGCTGAAGCTCTCGCAGGGGAGTCGAGCTAACAGCTAGGCGGATTGGGGCCAAGACCAAAGTGAATTTCTGTCGTCTTAAAACAACTCGGGTCCCTAAAACCGTGTAGTGGTTAACGTGTCTGCTGTTTTCCACCACCACTTTGCAATTAGATAGTTCTTTACATAGAAGCCTATGGTTATCGAAGACCAGATGGCATGGTTGGTGTGAAAAGCACAGCAAAACAAAATGTTACGTATTACAGGTCAGAGTTAGTGATGACAAAGTAAGTAAATGAAATTGCTGTTTAACCATCTGAATGAAGGAGGGGTCGTTTTAAGGTGGCAGAACTCTTCATTTCTGGTCCCACTGACTAGCCACTAGCACAACCCCCGTTAGTGAAGTTGATTAATAATTTTTTGTGGTTCTTCATTATACACTAAGCAAAAAAAAGCTTTTTACCTTTGCCGACATGTTTCGACGTCTACTGCTGCCTTCGTCAGAGCAACCGCCGGTGTTCGTGGCGTCATTCCCGTTTGTTGCCACCAACGACAGCGCTGACATCAACAATGGCGGTTGCTCTGACGAAGGCAGCAGTAGACGTCAAAACATGTAGGCAAAGGTAACGCTTCTTTTGCTTTGTGTATAACGaagaaccacaaaaaaaaaaaaaaaaaagaaaaacagaacaaaCCTAACAAAGATGAAGCTGATAATGTTCTGAACTCTTTCTGCTTCAGCTTTACTGAAAACACCAGAGAACATTCACAAACCTAAACTACCCTTTACCAAATATGAACCAGACTCTTATCGGTGCTGAACTCCAAAACTCTAGGTTACCTCGTTGACAGATTTTCTTTGTGCTGGTCACGTACACAACTTAGCAGAAAGTCAGAGCTCAGAGGGTAAAAGGGGACTAGAAAGGGAGTGATTGGGCACGTGCAGGCCATGTCAGCAATCTGAGGGAGCGGGATAATCCCCCACCACCACACCAGTGATACAAACCTGCTCTCCACTCTCATACAGTCCCCTGACCAGTTACAGGACACTGAACACAAAAGAAACtgacctgcctccagctctgcctgtgtgtgtatttaggGGGAGGGGGGTGGTAAAAACACAACACCATTGCTGCCCCCCTTTAACCCAACATGCAGAAGTGGCAGGGCTCCTATTTCTTCCCTAATTTAGCTGCAGATATTTGATGTCACACTATCCCGAGATGTATCAGTCCTCTGAAAGTCCTTGTTTATATGGGCCTATAAATGGAATGCAGCATGGAGCTCAGACATTAGCCCTGCTCCAGGTAACTAGCTTAATCCTTTTGTCTAAGAGCAGCTTGTAAAAGAGGTCAGTCCAAATAGGAATGTGGTTTTCTGCATGGACAGGAACACATAATGACCTGCCCAGCACCCGTTCTAAGAAACTGCTGTTAAAGCTGACCTGTGTAGCTGTGGTTATGGTAGGAAAATGCATGCAACCAGCTTATCACAAAAGGATGTAGGTTAGTTGTGTCATTGCATAAGGACAATTCAGTGTCTAGTGGACTCTGAACTCCAACAAGCAGATTAAAGTTTCTCTACTGGCTAAAGACGTAAAACACAATAGGTGAACATATGCCTCTTTTAGTGATTGCTAGGTGAGCTTCTCACAAAAACAAGATAACCCCAAGCCAACTAAGCATTAACCATTACACTGCAATAGTTAGTGAATGACTCAACCAGCAGACCTAGATCTCAACAGGCTGACTTTTATGACTCAAATGGTGTCAGACGGAGTCAGTCTCGGCTTCCTGAAGCTGGCCTTGCCACATGCTCATAAATGAAGCTGAAAAAGTAAAAATGATCACATGGACTTCCATTTACAACAACAGACTTCAGACTGAAAACTAAAAccattgatttgatttgaacttAATTCAGGTTCTTTTTGATCTGAGAAGACTGTAGTTTAGCCCTGAGCCGAACCACGTGAGACACTTGGACTTAAATGGGAACAGCTGTGTTAACAGCACTCTAGTCCTACCTCTGCCTATTCAACAAACCATTTGTTTAAACGTTATACAATTCATGTTTTTAATTATTGCAGGTGAAAATGAAAACACTTTAGAATGCAACACCTCAATGGCTTTTAAAATGTTGGAAAATAAGTGAAATCCTCTCACTGAAATCCACCAAGAGTCAACTTCCAAAGCATTTTCCCCTCAGCCCTGCTGTCTAGTGCTACACAAACCTGTTGTTGGCATAACAACTAGGTCAAATATGTGTGTTTGGGTGTTTCTGCACTTGTGGTTTGGAGTTTCAGGAAGCCTGTGCGGCAGAAACGACCTCTGAACTCTCTTTATAAGATCACTGAACACTTCCAGCATCTCAAATTACTGAGGGTTACACCATGCCTTCAGCAAACACATGATCTTAATAACCAAGACTTCTGCAACTCAATTTTAATGGAAGTCTCCTGAACTAACCACCATGCTATAGCAGCTCAAAAGTAGCCTTCAAAGTCAGCTTTCTAAAACAGAACCAATGCTGGTATTGTTGGATCTACAGAAGTCTCATGTTGGAAGGCAAACCACAACTGGAAATGAAGTGGagcgccccccaccccccaacgagACAAAGCAATGGCTGGGAAAAGGAGGGGTGActgggctggaggaggtgaaTGAGTGCACAGGAATTGTTGTCATTCTTGAGCCTGGGCCAACATATAGGACAGCCTTAAAGTTCACACAGCCACGAGACCAAGTATCTAGCACAACAAAGTCTCGTTGGTTCGCAGCTGTAAGtagggttgcagggattaacTGGTTTGATTATTAGCCCTGATTAACCCACTGTAAGGTCGTATCCAACACCGCGTATAAAAAAGATAATAGCGGGACCTgcacagacaaaaacaaaagttAAACTGAACGCTCACATGCAGCAGAAgcagaaccagtgacaacaacCATCGGGACTGCTCCAATTCCTCCTAGGAAGCAGTTGGTCTCCTGTGTGGGAATATTTAAGATATAATACACATATTCCCACACAGGAGACTTCAACCACTTCCTAGGAGGAAATGGAACAGTCCCAATGGTAGTTGTCACTGGTTCTGCTTCTACTGCGTGCACACACTCAGTTTCACTTTTTTTATTATATAGGCGGCGTTGAAGACATTTTTATGGGGGTTAACTGGGGTTAATAGTCAAACCggttaatccctgcaaccctaGATGTAAGGTGACCAAACACCACCTACTGaagtattttcattctggtaagttacagaaTGTGTACGTTTTTAATTCAttgtttctttccttcaaccacgacatgcacacaacacacacataggctacacacacacacacacatgtaggctAACCATCGGCTAACGCAGGCACACTTAAACACAacaacttctcctgctacacttTTTCTGTGGGATACACTAACCCAATGCTGTTGTGAATGAATGGGCAGACAAAAATCCAATCTGTATTGTTCATAAGAAAGTTTCAAACAAGCTACAGAAAAAACATTGACAGCACAACTAAAGCTTGCAACTTGGCAAAAGTCAGCACTAGTCTGATACAGCAGTCAAACAAAAAAAAGACCTAACCGCCAACAAGCAGCTTTAGAAACCCCCCCGCCTGCATGTTTCTCATTAGGGAAAACTGCTTATACAAAAGGGAAAACGCCTACATGGCAAATCCAGCAAAAGAGCGGGTGTGACTGACTGCAGTCACTGAACTGTTTGAGAAACTCACTTCT
This genomic window from Nothobranchius furzeri strain GRZ-AD chromosome 9, NfurGRZ-RIMD1, whole genome shotgun sequence contains:
- the mapk6 gene encoding mitogen-activated protein kinase 6, with the protein product MAEKFESLMNIHGFDLGSRYMDLKPLGYGGNGLVFSAVDTDCDKRVAVKKIILTDPQSVKHALREIKIIRRLDHDNIVKVFETLGPCGRRLTEDVASLTEVNSVYIVQEYMETDLCQLLERGPMSEGHARLFMYQLLRGLKYIHSANVLHRDLKPANLFVNTEDLVLKIGDFGLARIMDPHYSHKGHLSEGLVTKWYRSPRLLLSPNNYTKAIDMWAAGCIFSEMLTGKTLFAGAHELEQMQLILESIPVLREEDRQELHSVIPVFIRSDMSKPHTPLAKLLPDISPQALDFLEKILTFNPMDRLTAEEALAHPYMADYSFPLDEPVSLHPFHIEDEVDDILLMDQSQSHTWEQYHESQFSEADWHLHSTHDPDEVQVDPRALSDVTDEEEVQIDPRKYTDGDREKFMDEPSFDYSSRHPSERSWQEDHHENKYCDVQCSHTCNYKAVSPSYLDNLIWRDSEVNHYYEPKLIIDLSNWKEQQSKEKADRKAKSKCEKNGLVKAQIALKEAEKTQSHAEKDSAQEKHQTERPQSQQNQGFDFDSFIASTIKLSLQPEPCQEVTLLSEVGLLNELNFSVSQLEAPRPSSVSKTISQEKEEKCLVNLAQLGGGGLGVVAADCVWPAKPWENFSSGEIVGENGCLIDEACWDIRNVDHFQKESTYTSYLDHLFSRKEEGVAETVTSSEMEPSVVKELDDGFLDSSAEIVFNMQLDTLALPGFDSPDDLPLKSIQASLTPCAVKCSPQIAHKTYSSIFKHLN